A section of the Methanocaldococcus sp. FS406-22 genome encodes:
- the ilvN gene encoding acetolactate synthase small subunit codes for MEHRHVISALVLNKPGVLQRISGLFTRRGFNISSITVGITENSQISRVTIVVNGDDKILEQVIKQLNKLIDVIKVSELDEKKSVQRELCLIKIYAPTESAKSQVIQYTSIFRGNVVDLSPESLIVEITGSEDKINAFIDLVKPLGIKEMARTGITALARGPKILKPKS; via the coding sequence ATGGAACATAGACATGTCATTTCCGCATTAGTTTTAAATAAACCAGGAGTATTGCAGAGAATTTCCGGATTATTTACAAGGAGAGGATTTAATATTTCGAGTATAACAGTTGGGATAACAGAGAATTCACAAATTTCAAGGGTTACGATAGTTGTTAATGGAGATGATAAGATATTAGAGCAAGTTATCAAACAACTCAACAAATTAATAGATGTTATAAAAGTTAGTGAGTTGGATGAGAAAAAGTCTGTTCAAAGAGAACTCTGCCTAATAAAGATATACGCACCAACAGAGAGTGCGAAATCTCAAGTTATCCAATATACAAGCATATTTAGAGGAAATGTTGTTGATTTGAGTCCCGAATCATTGATTGTTGAAATAACAGGTAGTGAAGATAAAATAAATGCTTTTATTGATTTAGTTAAACCACTGGGGATTAAAGAAATGGCGAGGACTGGGATAACTGCATTAGCAAGGGGGCCAAAAATCTTAAAACCAAAAAGCTAA